From a region of the Acinetobacter calcoaceticus genome:
- a CDS encoding DUF2799 domain-containing protein, which produces MKNIGLAILAISLSGCAAMSVEECKTANWSLVGEKDGSKGSSPRLDQYYKACGKANIVPDQKSYERGYKEGLGYYCQPANIFYNALEGSGSISVCPVEQRSRLRPYYQVASDYYNAKNEYDRYDEKFKQYSDSAYNEKLKPEERERYRKLLRELQIDRDRINRNYWNSIRDIERFKYDHGLK; this is translated from the coding sequence ATGAAAAATATCGGTTTAGCCATTCTAGCAATCAGCCTCTCAGGTTGTGCTGCAATGAGCGTAGAAGAATGTAAGACTGCAAATTGGTCATTAGTGGGTGAGAAAGATGGTTCAAAAGGTTCGTCGCCACGTTTAGACCAATATTACAAAGCATGTGGAAAAGCCAATATTGTCCCAGATCAAAAGTCATATGAACGCGGGTATAAAGAAGGTCTTGGGTACTATTGCCAGCCAGCCAACATTTTTTATAACGCTTTAGAAGGTAGTGGCAGTATTAGCGTGTGCCCAGTTGAACAGCGTAGTCGTTTAAGACCTTATTATCAGGTGGCTTCCGATTACTATAATGCAAAAAATGAGTATGACCGTTATGACGAAAAGTTTAAGCAATATTCTGACAGTGCTTACAACGAAAAATTAAAGCCAGAAGAGCGTGAACGTTATCGTAAGCTTTTAAGAGAATTACAAATTGATCGTGACCGTATTAATCGAAACTATTGGAACTCAATTCGAGATATCGAGCGTTTCAAATACGATCATGGCTTAAAATAA
- the coq7 gene encoding 2-polyprenyl-3-methyl-6-methoxy-1,4-benzoquinone monooxygenase has protein sequence MRQYTGIDRLINSFDQALRSLVPGATAAQRQNPAETVEAKLGVEDARHVAGLMRVNHSGEVCAQALYHGQALTAKLPNVRQEMQQAAVEEQDHLAWCEVRLKELNSHTSLLNPIWYGLSYGMGALAGIVGDKYSLGFVAETERQVSLHLQDHLNQLPAQDERSRKILEQMNEDELHHRHTALEAGGVELPYAVKITMTAISKLMTKTSYYL, from the coding sequence ATGCGCCAATATACAGGCATCGATCGACTTATTAACTCTTTTGATCAGGCATTACGTAGTCTTGTTCCGGGTGCAACAGCAGCGCAGCGCCAAAATCCAGCCGAAACAGTTGAAGCAAAACTAGGGGTAGAAGATGCTCGCCATGTAGCGGGTTTAATGCGTGTTAATCATAGTGGTGAAGTCTGTGCTCAAGCCCTTTATCATGGTCAGGCATTAACGGCAAAATTACCGAATGTACGTCAAGAAATGCAGCAAGCGGCAGTTGAAGAACAAGATCATTTAGCTTGGTGTGAAGTTCGTTTAAAAGAGCTAAATAGTCATACCAGTTTATTAAACCCAATTTGGTATGGCCTTTCTTATGGTATGGGTGCTCTTGCCGGTATTGTAGGTGACAAATATAGCTTAGGTTTTGTGGCCGAAACTGAACGTCAGGTTAGTCTTCATTTACAGGATCATTTAAATCAGTTACCCGCTCAAGATGAACGCTCTCGTAAAATTTTAGAGCAAATGAATGAAGATGAATTACATCATCGACATACTGCACTGGAAGCAGGCGGCGTTGAATTACCTTACGCTGTAAAAATTACCATGACAGCCATTTCAAAACTCATGACAAAAACCAGTTATTATCTTTAA
- a CDS encoding MFS transporter, with protein sequence MMKQDEHLMTSRRFVPMFFTQFFGALNDNVFKQSLLLVITYGLIQQQSAPVSTLNNLAALLFILPYFFFSATAGQIADKYERSQLVRGIKILEIIIMLIGSAGFLLGHLWLLLLALFLMGTHSTFFGPIKYAILPEILKPHELMSGNALFQSGTSMAILFGMILGGAVIASSHGNLLWISLTVVIIAGLGYLCSRFVLPQKVAAPDLKIDWNFIRTSFQTIKYAKSLPLVFTILLGNSWYWFYGATYLTQIPQLTQQNLHASENVVSLLLTFFSVGIGVGSLLCRKIGGSEINIKMVPIGAIGLTVFALYLAASLAFVPERTGALLTLKDIFTQGWVYYHVMLAVTLLGISGGFYIVPLYAMMQAYSPRSHRARVVAANNILNAVFMVSSAIFSILILSVLKIDIKILFIITAVLSAIFSIWLLARLKPMLATAHLSLED encoded by the coding sequence ATGATGAAACAAGATGAGCACCTGATGACATCACGTCGGTTCGTACCGATGTTTTTTACCCAGTTTTTCGGGGCATTAAATGATAACGTTTTTAAGCAATCTTTATTATTAGTGATTACTTATGGTTTGATTCAGCAGCAATCTGCCCCTGTTAGTACTCTTAATAATTTAGCGGCTCTCTTGTTTATTTTGCCCTATTTCTTTTTTTCGGCCACTGCCGGACAAATTGCAGATAAATATGAGCGTTCACAACTCGTCCGCGGCATAAAAATTTTAGAAATCATCATTATGCTCATCGGCTCTGCCGGTTTTTTATTGGGACACTTATGGTTGCTTCTGCTTGCTTTATTCTTAATGGGTACACATTCAACATTTTTTGGTCCTATCAAATATGCAATTTTGCCTGAAATTTTAAAACCACATGAGTTGATGTCCGGTAATGCTCTGTTTCAGTCGGGCACTTCAATGGCAATCTTATTTGGGATGATTTTAGGTGGTGCGGTGATTGCATCATCACACGGAAATTTATTGTGGATTAGTCTTACAGTTGTGATTATTGCTGGCTTAGGCTATTTGTGTAGTCGATTTGTCTTACCGCAAAAAGTTGCTGCACCAGATTTAAAAATAGACTGGAATTTTATTCGTACGAGTTTTCAAACAATTAAATATGCCAAAAGCTTACCTTTAGTATTCACTATTTTATTAGGTAACTCATGGTACTGGTTTTATGGCGCTACTTATTTAACGCAAATTCCACAGCTCACTCAACAGAACCTTCACGCTTCAGAAAATGTCGTTAGCCTTTTGCTGACTTTCTTTTCGGTTGGTATTGGTGTCGGATCTCTTCTTTGCCGTAAAATTGGGGGTTCAGAAATTAATATTAAAATGGTACCGATTGGTGCAATAGGTCTTACTGTTTTTGCATTATATCTTGCTGCTAGCTTAGCTTTCGTACCTGAAAGAACTGGGGCATTACTCACTTTAAAAGATATTTTTACCCAAGGCTGGGTTTACTATCATGTCATGTTAGCAGTGACTTTACTGGGAATTAGTGGCGGTTTTTATATTGTCCCTCTTTATGCCATGATGCAGGCTTATTCACCACGTTCACATCGTGCTCGTGTTGTAGCAGCGAATAACATTTTAAATGCCGTTTTTATGGTTTCTTCTGCAATTTTTTCAATCTTAATCTTAAGTGTTTTAAAAATTGATATTAAAATACTTTTTATTATTACGGCTGTACTTAGTGCAATCTTTAGTATTTGGCTTCTAGCTCGACTAAAACCAATGCTTGCCACAGCCCACCTTTCTTTAGAGGACTAA
- a CDS encoding translocation/assembly module TamB domain-containing protein has protein sequence MAEVEQQPTSAPSSPKKRRILRSFVLTILIIFLLLASSLVIMMSTDRGSRFLLDRVLEAQKIIKYEYEGGNLLRGIILKNVLVQLKDVDVSLDRADVGLGWRSLLLEKEVHLSHADVRNLHIINKAPPSGKAFEFKPIKLPFVLRVDEADVDHLEIKLATSDVDFHDVHLQDALWSETKLEFEKSSMDMGYLSVHNATGKMDFSGKYPLNATADLRIPSLKSLNIQNIKVAARGSLDTLKAGVATTTPDLLTGWVVLHPVRDEVPMQGELLLKNYHLPLLVEQKLFAKNGVIKFQGDIKQLNLALDTDLKGENLPEGQYNALMNTDLVHQLNITDFNGQVMKGAVNLKGLVNWKDHVTWDVKGRLDHINPKDKAIPQVVQDFLPPSLDATVASTGSLEKGTEVFANVDFDRYESWKLKFNQAPEKNNKPQPMLMNVAWTKIDRAMPYIGWLSSDNGQVDLTLRDGQQDIKVATKVYQHEKTLLPAGQYLANLNVKDNVLNVPNFSFTAEKGSLTGQAKVLLPTEKRQLVWNALLNAKDFNPQSIHAAAPVNLLNGSIKANGFAKPNQQIIQFEKIDLTGRLAQAGQETISLGGKSTAALLFHDVKAGGGFKGFAVNYDGSLKALKQANGLLKFSIAGTPDFIRINQLQHDGIAGKIYATGSVNLKDRIAWDINSSLVRFKPQYFTSAVKGEISGNLKTQGVWSDHLKRINIQQLNLAGFLNNKPVRGKGNLSLLMDSNQKGFLPQQFEANNLFLVYGQNQLQATGNAQNLKIKLNAPALYELYPGLRGRAYGDLNVQSQPRLKATANIAVDDFAFNTLVSVKRLSIQGELPTSETTPTQLTAKLDNLRSGNRQIQSAELNLTGTRKAHLLKVLGNNSISKFYVQLAGGFNQNNDWLGQIQKGSFDSRRIRLAQNQNAPVIFSSARSELYVGQHCWQSANSQLCFDQPVRVSKARGNISFVTQNMDLSDFAAFMPEGLAITGQLNGYAKASWVNGGNPKLDARLITRKGEIGLAAEDPQDPATTLAYDELGVIAKSVSEGLLFRVDVKTPDIGTGYANVIINPFQPSMPMHGEVAFNDVQLKVLKPFIQDVRKLSGTLALAGKVNGTLTQPQFTGEMRLKNGAISMISLPVNLTNVQVYSSIRQDMATIDGAFNSGQGVGLLKGSFEWKDAPRLQLNLKGDNLLVRQAPLITAIANPNLTLDMYPFDKRLSLKGSVDVPRARISMPETTTPVINTSSDVRIVRQGQDPLAILRAAKPWDIRADIAVNIGNQVIFQGFNSNIPLVGRLNLSQRGYETAMRANGAIGVSQKVKIEAYGQSLDLNRAIARFNGPLANPTLDIDANKNVQGSMVGVRVTGTATSPNIQVYNDAGLSEQEALNALVTGRINEGSSGLSNAEGFKSDVNNTIAAAGISMGLGGTRALTNQIGRTFGLSGLALDAQGTGDDTQVSLTGYITPDLFIRYGVGVFTPVNKLTLRYQMNRRLYLEASQSLERAIDLFYNWRF, from the coding sequence ATGGCGGAAGTAGAACAGCAGCCAACTTCGGCACCTAGCTCTCCTAAGAAGCGGCGCATTTTGCGTAGTTTCGTGCTGACGATATTGATCATATTTTTATTATTAGCGTCTTCGTTAGTGATTATGATGTCAACAGATCGCGGAAGTCGTTTTTTATTAGATCGGGTTTTAGAGGCTCAGAAAATAATTAAATATGAATATGAAGGCGGTAACTTACTGCGCGGAATTATTCTTAAGAATGTTTTGGTGCAATTAAAGGACGTTGATGTTTCATTAGATAGAGCTGACGTAGGTTTAGGATGGCGCTCTTTATTATTAGAAAAAGAAGTACATTTAAGTCATGCAGATGTACGTAACTTACATATTATTAATAAAGCTCCGCCGTCTGGTAAAGCGTTCGAATTTAAGCCGATTAAGTTACCATTTGTTCTACGCGTTGATGAAGCCGATGTTGATCATTTAGAGATTAAGTTAGCGACCTCAGATGTAGATTTTCATGATGTTCATTTACAAGATGCGCTTTGGTCAGAGACCAAACTGGAATTTGAAAAATCTAGTATGGATATGGGCTATCTTTCTGTCCATAATGCCACAGGAAAAATGGATTTTAGTGGTAAATACCCATTAAATGCGACAGCAGATTTAAGAATCCCATCTCTAAAAAGTTTAAATATTCAAAATATTAAAGTCGCAGCTCGCGGAAGTTTAGATACTTTAAAAGCTGGTGTTGCAACAACAACTCCAGATTTGTTAACGGGTTGGGTGGTGTTACATCCTGTTCGTGATGAAGTTCCAATGCAAGGTGAGTTATTACTCAAAAATTATCACTTACCTTTATTGGTTGAACAAAAATTATTTGCAAAAAATGGTGTGATCAAGTTTCAAGGTGATATTAAACAACTTAATCTAGCGCTTGATACTGACTTAAAAGGTGAGAATTTACCTGAAGGTCAATACAACGCTTTAATGAATACTGACTTAGTTCATCAACTTAACATTACCGATTTTAATGGTCAGGTAATGAAAGGTGCTGTGAACCTTAAAGGTTTAGTGAACTGGAAAGACCATGTTACTTGGGATGTCAAAGGTCGTTTAGACCATATTAATCCTAAAGACAAAGCCATTCCTCAGGTTGTTCAAGACTTTTTACCGCCAAGTTTAGATGCTACTGTTGCTTCAACCGGCTCTTTGGAAAAAGGTACTGAAGTATTTGCTAATGTTGATTTTGACCGTTACGAGTCTTGGAAACTCAAGTTTAACCAGGCGCCAGAAAAAAATAATAAACCTCAACCAATGCTTATGAATGTAGCGTGGACGAAAATAGACCGCGCAATGCCTTATATTGGATGGTTAAGCAGTGACAATGGTCAGGTTGATTTGACATTACGTGATGGTCAGCAAGATATTAAAGTTGCTACAAAAGTTTATCAGCATGAAAAAACCTTATTGCCAGCAGGACAATATCTAGCCAATCTGAATGTTAAAGATAATGTTTTAAATGTTCCCAATTTTAGTTTTACTGCTGAAAAAGGTAGCTTAACTGGGCAGGCTAAAGTGTTGCTTCCTACTGAAAAACGTCAGTTGGTTTGGAACGCATTGTTAAATGCAAAAGATTTTAATCCACAAAGTATTCATGCGGCAGCACCTGTTAATCTTTTAAATGGTTCGATTAAAGCAAATGGTTTTGCTAAACCAAACCAGCAGATCATTCAATTTGAGAAAATTGACTTAACTGGTCGACTGGCTCAAGCAGGTCAAGAGACGATAAGTTTGGGTGGAAAGAGTACAGCAGCATTATTATTTCATGATGTGAAAGCTGGTGGTGGTTTTAAAGGTTTTGCAGTTAATTATGATGGATCTTTAAAAGCCTTAAAACAGGCAAATGGTTTATTGAAGTTTTCTATAGCGGGCACACCAGATTTTATTCGAATTAACCAGTTACAACATGATGGGATAGCTGGAAAAATCTATGCCACAGGTTCTGTAAATTTAAAAGATCGCATTGCATGGGATATTAATAGTTCATTGGTACGTTTTAAACCCCAATATTTTACCTCAGCTGTAAAAGGCGAAATTTCAGGGAATCTGAAAACTCAAGGGGTTTGGTCAGACCATTTGAAACGAATTAATATTCAACAATTGAATCTTGCAGGCTTTTTAAATAATAAGCCTGTTCGAGGTAAGGGTAATTTATCTTTATTGATGGATTCTAATCAAAAAGGCTTTTTACCTCAGCAATTTGAAGCAAATAATTTATTTTTAGTGTATGGCCAGAATCAGCTACAAGCGACAGGTAATGCCCAAAATCTAAAAATCAAGCTCAATGCGCCCGCACTCTACGAGTTATATCCGGGTCTACGCGGTCGAGCTTATGGCGACCTGAATGTACAATCACAGCCACGTTTAAAAGCAACAGCAAATATCGCAGTAGATGATTTTGCTTTTAATACTTTAGTCAGCGTGAAGAGATTGAGTATTCAGGGTGAACTTCCAACATCGGAAACAACACCGACTCAATTAACCGCAAAATTAGATAATTTGCGTAGTGGAAATAGACAAATTCAGTCTGCCGAATTGAATTTAACCGGAACAAGAAAAGCGCATTTATTGAAAGTACTCGGCAATAATAGTATTTCCAAATTCTATGTTCAGTTGGCAGGTGGGTTTAACCAAAATAATGATTGGTTAGGCCAGATTCAGAAAGGAAGTTTTGATTCAAGACGCATTCGTTTGGCACAAAATCAAAATGCTCCAGTGATTTTTTCTTCTGCACGGTCTGAGCTATATGTAGGTCAACACTGCTGGCAAAGTGCGAATAGCCAGCTCTGTTTTGACCAGCCGGTACGGGTAAGTAAAGCACGCGGTAATATCTCGTTTGTAACTCAAAACATGGATTTAAGTGACTTCGCGGCATTTATGCCAGAAGGTTTAGCGATAACTGGGCAATTAAATGGTTATGCCAAGGCATCGTGGGTAAATGGAGGTAATCCAAAACTTGACGCACGTTTAATTACACGCAAAGGTGAAATTGGTTTAGCTGCTGAAGATCCACAAGACCCAGCAACCACTCTGGCTTATGATGAGTTGGGTGTTATTGCAAAAAGTGTATCTGAAGGACTTTTATTCCGTGTTGATGTGAAAACACCTGATATTGGTACGGGTTATGCGAACGTTATTATCAACCCATTCCAACCATCAATGCCAATGCATGGTGAGGTCGCTTTTAATGATGTTCAATTAAAAGTCTTGAAACCATTTATTCAAGATGTCCGCAAACTGAGTGGGACTTTAGCTTTGGCTGGTAAAGTCAACGGTACATTAACTCAGCCACAATTTACTGGTGAAATGCGTCTGAAAAATGGTGCAATCAGTATGATTTCGCTGCCAGTTAATTTAACGAATGTTCAGGTTTATTCGTCAATTCGTCAGGACATGGCAACAATTGATGGCGCGTTTAACAGCGGTCAAGGTGTAGGACTTTTAAAAGGTAGTTTTGAATGGAAAGATGCACCACGTCTTCAATTAAACCTCAAAGGTGATAATTTACTTGTACGTCAGGCCCCATTAATTACTGCAATTGCCAATCCAAACCTTACACTTGATATGTATCCTTTCGATAAGCGTTTAAGCTTAAAAGGGTCGGTAGATGTTCCTCGTGCACGTATTTCAATGCCGGAAACAACGACCCCAGTCATTAATACCTCATCTGATGTCCGCATAGTTCGCCAAGGCCAAGATCCGCTTGCAATTTTACGTGCTGCTAAACCTTGGGATATTCGAGCGGATATTGCTGTTAATATTGGAAACCAAGTGATATTCCAAGGCTTTAACAGTAATATTCCATTAGTTGGTCGTTTAAATTTAAGCCAACGTGGTTACGAGACTGCAATGAGAGCTAATGGAGCAATTGGTGTCAGTCAAAAAGTGAAAATTGAGGCTTATGGGCAAAGTCTAGATTTGAATCGAGCGATTGCGCGTTTCAATGGTCCATTGGCAAATCCAACTTTAGATATAGACGCAAACAAAAATGTTCAGGGTAGTATGGTTGGAGTACGTGTTACAGGGACTGCGACATCTCCAAACATTCAGGTTTATAACGATGCAGGTCTATCTGAGCAAGAAGCATTGAACGCGCTCGTTACTGGGCGTATTAATGAAGGTTCGAGTGGTTTAAGTAATGCAGAAGGCTTTAAGTCTGATGTAAATAACACCATTGCCGCTGCGGGTATCAGTATGGGCTTGGGTGGTACACGAGCTTTAACTAACCAGATTGGACGTACTTTTGGTTTAAGT